One genomic segment of Prosthecobacter fusiformis includes these proteins:
- a CDS encoding PQQ-binding-like beta-propeller repeat protein — MKLNTTLLLALFSATALQAADWAEWGGSKTRNMVSAEKNMPVELSPGTKYGPKAAPKIAGRLRPNAEEANKGPGAEDIEMSTTKNCLWVAKLGSQTYGTPIIADGKVYIGTNNESPRDPKNVGDRGIVMCFEEKTGKFLWQLVSPKMGSGKVNDWEYLGICASPTIVGNRAYVPGNRCQIICLDVEGMANGNDGMKEEAAFMAAPDKDGKLTPVEPGAQDADIIWVYDMYKELGVFQHNATAGYPLVVDGKVFVPTCNGVDWTHTNIPSPQSPSFIMLDAENGTLLGEMDHVASERVLHCSWSSPTYTEVNGKPQIIFAAGDGWVYSMAPETEKKDDFDILKEYWRYDANPPEYRKNDAGEPIKYVEYDGPSEIIATPVVYEGLIYVAIGQDPEHGEGVGMLSCIDPKATGDQSGKAVWTFKGIERSISTAAIKDGLIYIPDYTGRLFCLDAKTGKEYWKFDTKGHIWASPLVVDGKVYIGNEEGELFILAEGKELKELNTIEFPSPLFGGLVAANGCLYVATNTHLYCFKEGGTPIETAAAK; from the coding sequence ATGAAGCTAAACACCACCCTCCTCCTGGCACTATTCAGTGCCACCGCACTCCAGGCTGCCGATTGGGCCGAATGGGGCGGCAGCAAGACCCGCAACATGGTCTCCGCTGAAAAAAACATGCCCGTCGAATTAAGCCCCGGCACCAAGTACGGACCCAAAGCGGCCCCAAAGATCGCCGGACGTCTCCGCCCCAATGCTGAAGAGGCTAACAAAGGCCCCGGCGCAGAGGACATCGAGATGAGCACCACCAAGAACTGCCTCTGGGTGGCCAAGCTCGGTTCCCAGACCTACGGCACGCCCATCATCGCTGATGGCAAAGTGTACATCGGCACCAACAATGAGTCTCCTCGGGATCCGAAGAACGTCGGTGACCGTGGCATCGTCATGTGCTTTGAGGAAAAGACTGGGAAGTTTCTTTGGCAGCTTGTTTCTCCCAAGATGGGCAGCGGCAAGGTGAATGACTGGGAATACCTGGGCATCTGCGCCAGCCCCACCATCGTCGGTAATCGCGCTTATGTTCCTGGCAACCGCTGCCAGATCATTTGCCTGGATGTCGAAGGCATGGCCAATGGCAACGATGGCATGAAAGAAGAAGCCGCCTTCATGGCTGCTCCGGACAAGGACGGCAAGCTCACCCCGGTGGAACCCGGCGCACAGGATGCCGACATCATCTGGGTGTATGACATGTATAAAGAACTCGGTGTCTTCCAGCACAACGCCACGGCCGGTTATCCCCTCGTCGTGGATGGCAAGGTGTTCGTCCCCACCTGCAACGGCGTGGACTGGACCCACACCAACATCCCGTCCCCTCAGTCCCCCAGCTTCATCATGCTGGATGCTGAAAATGGCACCCTCCTGGGTGAAATGGACCACGTCGCCAGTGAGCGCGTGCTTCATTGCTCCTGGTCCAGCCCGACTTATACCGAAGTGAACGGCAAGCCGCAGATCATCTTCGCTGCGGGTGACGGCTGGGTCTATTCCATGGCCCCGGAAACTGAAAAGAAGGACGACTTCGACATCCTCAAGGAATACTGGCGCTATGATGCCAACCCTCCTGAATACCGCAAAAACGACGCAGGCGAGCCGATCAAATACGTCGAATACGACGGCCCTAGCGAGATCATCGCCACCCCGGTGGTTTATGAAGGCCTGATCTATGTCGCCATCGGCCAGGACCCTGAACACGGTGAAGGCGTGGGTATGCTGAGCTGCATCGATCCTAAAGCCACCGGCGACCAGTCCGGCAAGGCCGTCTGGACATTCAAAGGCATCGAGCGCTCCATCTCCACCGCCGCCATCAAGGACGGTCTGATCTACATCCCAGACTATACCGGCCGCCTGTTCTGCCTGGATGCGAAGACCGGCAAGGAATACTGGAAATTCGACACCAAAGGCCACATCTGGGCCAGCCCTCTGGTCGTGGATGGCAAGGTGTATATTGGCAACGAAGAAGGTGAACTCTTCATCCTGGCCGAAGGCAAGGAATTGAAGGAACTCAACACCATCGAATTCCCATCCCCACTCTTCGGTGGTCTTGTCGCTGCCAATGGCTGCCTTTATGTGGCCACCAATACGCATCTGTATTGCTTCAAAGAAGGCGGCACGCCTATCGAGACTGCAGCTGCTAAATAA
- a CDS encoding PQQ-like beta-propeller repeat protein: protein MVTHRFSRTASWSALAASLLTLSLQANDWPTWRGPLQNGVSLEHYTDAGKLPETPAWTYDARGRGTPVVFEDKVILWGYRGETTDLVELLTVLDAKTGKKIWEVEIPDYLSDSIYNRYSIGAPTVDPETKRIYLVSNAGVFVCYEMDGKKVFEIPLMEDYGRLTFPNARVGSPVIEGDVVMTHFIFSNWGADGPAADRMYGFDKKTGELVWWSRPGIVPPVDSAFSTPVIETRDGKRVMYYTTGCGHIVCVNTRNGQAYWKMPISKNGVNASTVLHKGNLIAIHADENIDSSDKGRMVAIKLPETLTAAAGPESTVLEGAEVWRLPLGATSSSPVLVGDILYQLTDGGELNCIDANTGEMKWKKKLSNANLHSSPLYVDGLLYCPMMEGKLVVVKPGDTDAEIVQEIQLEGQCLGAPAVCDGVLYVTSTEKFYSFPIPNSGIKVDEAPVAEIPKAGKATSLQIIPAEVVIMNGGKQSFRIRSLDANGFVVSEDVKGVKWESFIPPTARVKATMDATFNDAGELVVAADAKESAGAFKATSPDGLIGTIRGRALKSLPLTENFDEYTLNEDQPTEGVKFSYPPLPWIGARFKFDVREYEGNKVFAKTFDRLLFQRGTVFVAPSHLSNYTMQADVLTEGSARLKSDIGFINQRYLICLRGNANKLEISSNPERLKVEGNFKVSANTWYTLKTRVDVNEDGSGVVLGKVWPKGEAEPEAWTVEAKVAKAHKQGSPGIFGFSQMNQKRVFMDNLSITPNK, encoded by the coding sequence ATGGTCACCCATCGCTTCTCTCGTACAGCTTCGTGGTCCGCGCTCGCGGCATCACTTTTGACATTGTCCCTCCAGGCCAATGACTGGCCCACCTGGCGCGGCCCGTTGCAGAACGGTGTCAGCCTTGAGCATTACACCGATGCTGGCAAACTGCCCGAAACGCCCGCCTGGACATACGATGCTCGCGGCCGTGGCACGCCCGTCGTTTTTGAGGACAAAGTCATCCTCTGGGGCTATCGCGGTGAAACCACCGATCTGGTGGAACTGCTGACTGTCCTCGATGCCAAGACCGGCAAAAAGATCTGGGAAGTGGAGATCCCCGATTACCTGAGTGATTCCATCTACAACCGTTACTCCATTGGCGCACCGACGGTGGACCCTGAGACAAAGCGCATCTACCTCGTGAGCAATGCTGGCGTTTTTGTCTGCTATGAAATGGATGGCAAGAAGGTCTTCGAAATTCCGCTGATGGAAGATTATGGCCGCCTGACATTCCCGAACGCCCGAGTGGGCAGCCCGGTCATTGAAGGCGATGTGGTGATGACCCACTTCATCTTTTCCAACTGGGGCGCTGACGGTCCTGCCGCTGACCGCATGTATGGTTTCGACAAAAAAACCGGCGAGCTCGTCTGGTGGTCCCGCCCCGGCATCGTGCCTCCGGTGGACAGTGCCTTCTCCACACCGGTCATCGAGACTCGCGATGGCAAACGCGTCATGTATTACACCACTGGCTGCGGCCACATTGTGTGTGTGAACACACGCAATGGCCAGGCCTACTGGAAGATGCCCATCAGCAAAAACGGCGTGAATGCTTCCACCGTTCTTCATAAGGGCAACCTCATCGCCATCCATGCGGATGAAAACATCGACAGTTCTGACAAAGGCCGCATGGTGGCCATCAAGCTGCCAGAGACCCTGACCGCCGCCGCCGGACCTGAGAGCACTGTCCTGGAAGGTGCCGAAGTCTGGCGCCTGCCGCTGGGAGCTACCAGCAGCTCCCCAGTCCTGGTGGGGGATATCCTCTATCAGCTCACCGATGGTGGAGAGCTGAACTGCATCGATGCCAACACGGGCGAGATGAAGTGGAAGAAGAAGCTTAGCAACGCCAACCTGCACTCCTCCCCCCTCTATGTGGACGGGCTGCTTTATTGCCCGATGATGGAAGGCAAGCTCGTCGTGGTGAAACCCGGCGATACGGATGCTGAAATCGTCCAGGAAATCCAGCTCGAAGGGCAGTGCCTGGGCGCTCCTGCTGTGTGTGACGGTGTGCTTTATGTGACCAGCACGGAAAAATTCTACAGCTTCCCGATTCCTAACAGCGGCATCAAAGTGGATGAAGCTCCCGTAGCTGAAATCCCGAAAGCTGGCAAAGCCACCAGTCTGCAAATCATTCCTGCCGAAGTCGTCATCATGAACGGCGGCAAGCAGTCCTTCCGCATCCGCAGTCTGGATGCCAACGGTTTCGTCGTGAGCGAGGACGTCAAAGGCGTGAAGTGGGAATCCTTCATTCCCCCGACCGCCCGCGTGAAAGCCACCATGGACGCGACCTTCAATGATGCAGGCGAGCTCGTCGTCGCTGCGGATGCCAAAGAAAGCGCGGGTGCATTCAAGGCCACCAGCCCCGATGGCCTCATCGGCACCATCCGTGGTCGTGCGCTCAAGAGCCTGCCGCTGACGGAAAACTTCGATGAATACACTCTCAATGAAGACCAGCCGACTGAAGGCGTGAAGTTCTCTTATCCGCCGCTTCCTTGGATCGGTGCCCGCTTCAAATTCGACGTCCGTGAATACGAAGGAAACAAAGTCTTTGCCAAGACCTTCGACCGCCTTCTCTTCCAGCGCGGCACCGTCTTTGTGGCCCCCTCCCATCTGTCCAATTACACCATGCAGGCGGATGTCCTCACGGAAGGCAGTGCTCGTTTGAAATCAGACATCGGCTTCATCAATCAGCGCTACCTCATCTGTCTCCGGGGCAATGCCAACAAGCTGGAGATCAGCTCAAACCCCGAGCGCCTGAAGGTGGAAGGAAATTTCAAAGTCTCCGCCAACACCTGGTATACCCTGAAGACACGCGTGGACGTCAATGAAGACGGCAGCGGCGTGGTACTCGGTAAAGTCTGGCCCAAAGGTGAGGCCGAGCCTGAGGCCTGGACCGTCGAGGCCAAGGTGGCCAAAGCCCACAAGCAGGGCAGCCCTGGCATCTTCGGCTTCAGCCAGATGAACCAGAAGCGTGTGTTCATGGACAATTTGAGCATCACTCCGAACAAGTAA
- a CDS encoding PIN domain-containing protein — translation MSAFIDTSVLVAAIVSGEAYHKECDALMDRESLGMYSHGLAEAFSTLTGGRKGFRMSPLFAAELIETDYMPFLSITTLTPSELLRLMREAESRGVRGGGIFDYMHLVAARKAKATRFYTLNESHFRAFYRAGDPQILHP, via the coding sequence ATGTCTGCCTTCATTGATACATCTGTTCTTGTGGCTGCCATTGTGTCTGGGGAAGCGTATCACAAGGAGTGTGATGCACTGATGGACCGGGAATCACTGGGCATGTATTCACATGGCCTGGCGGAGGCCTTCAGTACACTCACGGGCGGGCGAAAGGGGTTTCGGATGTCTCCATTGTTTGCCGCCGAACTCATCGAAACGGATTACATGCCTTTTTTGAGCATCACCACCCTCACTCCCTCGGAACTCCTGCGACTGATGCGGGAGGCTGAATCACGCGGGGTGCGGGGTGGTGGGATCTTCGATTACATGCATCTCGTGGCAGCCCGCAAAGCGAAGGCGACCCGGTTTTACACGCTGAACGAATCCCACTTTCGGGCTTTTTATCGTGCGGGTGATCCGCAGATCCTGCATCCTTGA
- a CDS encoding alpha/beta hydrolase, with the protein MKILTSLLLAASLSSAGAQDPAAPIFRLTRDIPYAEPANPRQMLDVYSPLEGEKRPVVIWIHGGGWQTGDKINIQNKPAAFVEQGFVFVSISHRFVPQVPMENIVRDVAKSVAWVRAHIHEHRGDPDRLFIMGHSSGAQLAALICTDDGYLKAEGVPFPVIKGCVPVDGDTYDIPLQIATAQARRKSLGQPNAKFGHPEKFGSPELQQRFSAVNHVAKGKHIPPFLILHVATHADTTTQAGRLASTLTASGISAQTLAVEDTDHSLINRNLGLPNDTATPVLFEFIHKLEKEE; encoded by the coding sequence ATGAAGATCCTGACCAGTCTCCTTCTCGCAGCCAGCCTCAGCTCCGCAGGCGCGCAGGACCCGGCAGCACCCATCTTCCGTCTCACCCGTGACATCCCCTACGCAGAGCCCGCGAATCCACGTCAGATGCTGGATGTTTACTCCCCTCTGGAAGGGGAAAAGCGGCCCGTCGTCATCTGGATTCACGGGGGTGGCTGGCAGACCGGGGACAAGATTAACATTCAGAACAAGCCTGCGGCCTTTGTCGAACAAGGTTTCGTGTTTGTCTCCATCAGCCATCGTTTTGTGCCCCAGGTGCCTATGGAAAACATTGTTCGCGACGTGGCCAAATCGGTCGCCTGGGTCCGCGCTCATATTCATGAGCATCGTGGCGATCCAGACCGGCTCTTCATCATGGGCCATTCCTCAGGTGCCCAGTTAGCCGCCCTGATCTGCACCGATGACGGATACCTGAAGGCGGAAGGCGTCCCCTTCCCTGTTATAAAAGGCTGTGTGCCTGTGGATGGGGATACCTATGACATCCCCCTGCAGATCGCCACCGCCCAGGCGCGGCGAAAAAGCCTGGGCCAACCTAACGCCAAGTTTGGCCATCCAGAAAAGTTCGGCTCGCCCGAGCTTCAGCAACGCTTCTCCGCGGTCAACCACGTCGCCAAGGGCAAACACATCCCGCCTTTCCTGATCCTGCATGTGGCCACGCATGCAGACACCACCACCCAAGCAGGCCGCCTGGCCAGCACCCTCACCGCCTCCGGCATTTCCGCCCAAACATTGGCCGTAGAAGACACCGATCACTCCCTGATCAACCGCAACCTCGGTCTGCCCAATGACACCGCCACGCCGGTGCTTTTTGAGTTCATACACAAACTTGAAAAAGAGGAGTAA
- a CDS encoding DUF2314 domain-containing protein → MHQPWRYIFAGIAVVLSIALIGRARWAILPGVIALSVFALAKIQLVFDGSFTWRTLIAAIGLLFAARGLWKNPDANIFTDDENDEPPPAAPEDMPAQDHDEKPLISLVQLRSSPRYLEPEVLAHALSEAWELKITSDKEESENADGFISHAGPVYMIMVTKPVFIFFTLHNHDSPYFDDPEELAEKVSNLRFSEIIRSHSAWLSLDFIQSSNSTFAADKAYQMIGKAIAALADDQTQAVFCPQHNHFNLWSSELEKTLTGDNPLGVFREEVKAAVIRVQGSGSMEEAIQKARQRWHEFVSAFNVREPGDTRFIIKAPFTSDEGDTEHMWVEVFGVEPEYVHGHLLNDPFHHKKLKSGSQVEVPVAEVSDWICPDADGNPLGNFTSHIVHEAARNKSSN, encoded by the coding sequence TTGCACCAGCCTTGGCGTTACATCTTCGCTGGTATCGCCGTAGTTCTGAGTATCGCGCTCATCGGCCGTGCACGCTGGGCCATCCTCCCGGGAGTCATTGCCCTCAGTGTTTTCGCCCTAGCCAAAATTCAGCTCGTCTTTGACGGCAGTTTCACTTGGCGTACCCTCATTGCAGCCATCGGGCTCCTCTTCGCGGCCCGAGGGCTTTGGAAAAACCCGGATGCGAATATCTTCACTGACGATGAAAATGATGAACCGCCACCTGCGGCTCCCGAGGATATGCCGGCTCAGGACCACGACGAGAAACCGCTGATCTCTCTGGTCCAGTTGCGCTCCAGCCCCCGCTATCTCGAGCCCGAAGTCCTAGCCCACGCACTTTCAGAAGCCTGGGAACTCAAAATAACCAGCGACAAGGAGGAGTCCGAAAATGCAGATGGGTTCATCAGCCATGCAGGTCCTGTTTACATGATCATGGTGACAAAACCTGTCTTCATTTTCTTTACACTTCACAACCACGACAGTCCCTATTTTGACGATCCAGAGGAACTGGCAGAAAAGGTTAGTAACCTACGCTTCTCCGAGATCATCCGCTCTCACTCGGCTTGGCTCTCTCTGGATTTCATCCAGTCCAGCAATTCCACATTTGCTGCTGACAAGGCCTATCAAATGATTGGCAAAGCCATCGCAGCCCTGGCCGATGATCAGACGCAAGCTGTCTTCTGTCCACAGCATAACCACTTTAACCTGTGGTCTTCCGAATTGGAAAAAACTCTAACGGGGGACAATCCTCTGGGAGTCTTTAGAGAAGAAGTCAAGGCAGCCGTCATTCGTGTGCAAGGCAGCGGCTCCATGGAGGAAGCCATTCAGAAAGCCCGGCAACGCTGGCACGAGTTCGTCAGCGCATTCAATGTCCGTGAGCCTGGTGACACCCGCTTTATCATCAAAGCTCCCTTTACTAGCGATGAAGGGGACACGGAGCACATGTGGGTCGAAGTCTTCGGCGTGGAACCGGAATATGTGCACGGGCATTTGCTCAATGATCCATTCCATCATAAAAAACTGAAATCCGGTTCCCAAGTGGAAGTCCCGGTGGCCGAGGTATCCGATTGGATTTGCCCCGACGCGGATGGCAATCCGCTAGGCAACTTCACCAGCCACATTGTTCATGAAGCCGCCCGCAACAAAAGCTCCAACTGA
- a CDS encoding AbrB/MazE/SpoVT family DNA-binding domain-containing protein, producing MTAVLTLDSSGRLVLPKPFRDKMHLQAGAKLRLDMVGDKLELSQEEEDVKVVRRGKRRVIVGWEGFDAAKAVREMRKDQVERLEAPFRK from the coding sequence ATGACTGCTGTGCTCACGCTCGATTCCTCCGGTCGCCTGGTATTGCCCAAACCTTTTCGGGACAAAATGCACCTCCAAGCGGGTGCCAAACTGCGCCTGGACATGGTGGGCGACAAACTGGAGCTGAGCCAGGAAGAGGAAGATGTGAAAGTGGTGCGCCGTGGAAAGCGACGCGTCATTGTAGGCTGGGAAGGTTTCGATGCGGCAAAGGCAGTACGCGAAATGAGAAAAGATCAGGTGGAACGCCTGGAAGCACCCTTCCGTAAATAA
- a CDS encoding PQQ-dependent sugar dehydrogenase — MSRLSSLALTPFLLSFSGLILAVPDDQPVEITQPPAVPPLEIPEEVLGGIGLHHLKFDREFDSPVTLATLPEGQGEQVIALQRGEFCAVRLDGSGQWRPFLDFRQRMAGITMFEEGVHGIAFHPQFETNRLFYLSYTQNEPRRTVISEMRATPGDMPTALPESERVLLEIQQPLADHWGGHIHFGPDGLLYIALGDGGLRNDPYRLAQNPWVLHGKILRLDINARTGKLPYGIPADNPFANDQLSRPEIYALGLRNPWGLSFDSQTGHLWCADVGQDLWEEINLIKKGANYGWSDRDGPAETAFHPGPLLANTATTDPVHAYTRLRGEGICIVGGLLYRGENMPALQGTFLFADWGFGTVWALEMDDLNERATRRLVVHRKPDAMKFNPTLLTSDAQGEPVLLSQEGNLYRLEYSEEIASQ, encoded by the coding sequence ATGTCCCGCTTATCCTCCCTGGCCCTGACTCCTTTTCTCCTCAGTTTCAGCGGCCTTATCCTGGCTGTGCCGGATGATCAGCCGGTGGAGATCACCCAGCCTCCGGCAGTTCCACCTTTGGAGATTCCTGAAGAAGTGCTCGGCGGCATTGGGCTGCACCATCTTAAGTTTGACCGGGAATTCGACTCGCCAGTCACGCTCGCCACCCTTCCAGAGGGCCAGGGGGAGCAAGTGATTGCTCTGCAACGGGGGGAATTTTGCGCGGTGCGACTGGATGGCAGTGGCCAGTGGCGACCATTCCTGGACTTCCGCCAGCGCATGGCTGGAATTACAATGTTTGAGGAAGGGGTGCACGGCATCGCTTTTCACCCACAGTTCGAAACCAACCGTCTTTTTTACCTGAGCTACACGCAGAATGAGCCACGCCGCACCGTCATCAGTGAGATGCGGGCCACACCTGGAGACATGCCCACCGCGCTGCCGGAGAGCGAGCGCGTCCTCCTGGAGATCCAGCAGCCCCTGGCGGACCACTGGGGTGGCCACATTCATTTTGGTCCGGATGGGCTTCTTTACATCGCCCTGGGCGATGGGGGACTGCGCAATGACCCGTATCGTCTGGCTCAAAATCCATGGGTACTGCACGGCAAGATCCTGCGCCTGGACATCAACGCCCGCACAGGCAAGCTCCCGTATGGCATCCCGGCAGACAATCCTTTTGCCAATGACCAGCTCTCCCGGCCTGAGATCTACGCGCTCGGCTTGCGCAATCCCTGGGGACTGTCCTTTGATTCGCAAACCGGGCACCTTTGGTGTGCAGATGTGGGTCAGGATTTATGGGAGGAGATCAACCTCATTAAAAAGGGTGCCAATTATGGTTGGAGCGACCGCGATGGTCCTGCGGAAACGGCATTTCATCCCGGTCCACTCCTCGCCAACACCGCTACGACAGATCCCGTGCATGCCTATACCCGCCTGAGAGGGGAGGGCATCTGCATCGTCGGTGGCTTGCTCTATCGCGGTGAAAACATGCCCGCCTTGCAAGGCACTTTTCTGTTTGCCGACTGGGGTTTTGGCACTGTCTGGGCGCTGGAAATGGATGACCTCAATGAACGCGCCACGCGCCGACTGGTGGTGCACCGCAAGCCGGATGCCATGAAGTTTAATCCCACCCTCCTGACCTCCGATGCTCAGGGTGAGCCGGTCCTGCTTTCCCAAGAAGGCAATCTTTACCGCCTGGAGTACAGTGAAGAGATCGCCTCACAGTAA
- a CDS encoding DUF3482 domain-containing protein, with product MPPPPGIEPPASDIVTLSLISHTNAGKTTLARTLLRRDVGEVRDAAHVTLFNESYALLEEEARLLRLWDTPGFGDSARLLKRLKRERNPVLWFLSQSWDRLTDKPLWCSQQALKNVRDEADVVLYLVNATEPPEVAAYIAPEMEVLGWVGKPVLVLLNQTGPLQDPATEAAEMNAWREHLKSYPFVRSVLRMDAFARCWVQEDRLMESLAPLMPENKKEPFKHLKRAWHQRNVDIFRQSCRVLSELLTAAVVDGVSVRNETLLERVGIGRTDLNKEYQEARERLAVQLADRITAATNALIRLHGLEGEAARAMGALAKDNFHAPQQVPEAIWSVVGSVAGGAMGGLIADLKMGGMTFGGGALFGGLAAGLGAYALIKSYNLVRGGDQRLHWSREHFREQVRLAMLTYLAVSHFGRGRGEWQESAEPSHWNKLVDQVLDEHSDGVDRLWKEGVEKEILPDALSKAALPLVKDFLSCTLARLYPDVTIVA from the coding sequence ATGCCACCCCCACCCGGCATTGAGCCGCCAGCTTCGGATATCGTTACGCTCAGCCTCATCTCGCACACCAATGCGGGAAAGACGACGCTGGCACGCACTCTATTGCGCAGAGATGTGGGGGAGGTGCGAGATGCGGCGCACGTGACGCTCTTCAATGAATCGTACGCATTGTTGGAGGAGGAGGCTCGCCTGCTGCGGTTGTGGGATACGCCCGGTTTCGGAGACAGTGCCCGGCTTTTAAAAAGGCTGAAGCGCGAGCGCAATCCGGTCCTCTGGTTCCTCTCCCAAAGCTGGGACAGGCTGACTGATAAGCCGCTCTGGTGCAGCCAGCAGGCGCTGAAAAATGTGCGCGATGAGGCCGATGTGGTGCTCTATCTGGTGAATGCCACAGAGCCGCCGGAAGTGGCCGCTTACATTGCGCCGGAGATGGAGGTGCTGGGTTGGGTAGGAAAGCCCGTGCTGGTTTTGCTCAACCAAACAGGCCCCCTGCAAGATCCTGCCACGGAGGCTGCAGAGATGAATGCCTGGCGTGAGCATCTCAAAAGTTATCCCTTTGTGAGGTCGGTGCTGCGCATGGATGCCTTCGCCCGTTGCTGGGTGCAGGAAGATCGCTTGATGGAATCACTGGCACCGTTGATGCCGGAGAATAAAAAGGAACCCTTTAAGCACCTGAAGAGGGCGTGGCATCAGCGCAATGTGGATATCTTTCGCCAGTCCTGCCGGGTCCTTTCTGAACTGCTGACGGCTGCGGTGGTGGATGGTGTATCCGTCCGCAATGAGACCCTGCTGGAGCGGGTGGGCATTGGTCGTACGGATCTGAACAAGGAGTATCAAGAGGCCCGTGAAAGGCTGGCCGTGCAATTGGCCGACCGCATCACTGCTGCCACGAATGCGCTCATCCGTCTGCATGGTCTGGAGGGTGAGGCTGCGCGTGCTATGGGAGCGCTGGCCAAGGATAACTTTCATGCTCCCCAGCAAGTGCCGGAGGCCATCTGGAGCGTCGTCGGCAGTGTCGCAGGCGGGGCTATGGGCGGGCTCATTGCGGACTTAAAAATGGGCGGTATGACCTTTGGTGGTGGAGCTTTGTTTGGTGGACTGGCTGCCGGACTGGGTGCTTACGCTTTGATCAAAAGTTACAACCTCGTGCGCGGGGGCGACCAGCGCTTGCACTGGTCGCGGGAACATTTCCGTGAACAAGTACGCCTAGCTATGCTGACGTATCTCGCCGTCTCCCACTTTGGCCGTGGCCGCGGTGAATGGCAGGAAAGTGCAGAGCCTTCGCATTGGAACAAACTGGTGGACCAAGTGCTGGATGAACACAGCGATGGAGTGGACCGACTATGGAAGGAAGGTGTGGAGAAAGAGATCCTGCCGGATGCCTTGTCGAAGGCTGCGCTGCCTTTGGTCAAAGATTTCCTCTCATGCACTCTGGCACGTCTGTATCCGGATGTGACCATCGTGGCATAA